Proteins encoded by one window of Vidua chalybeata isolate OUT-0048 chromosome 8, bVidCha1 merged haplotype, whole genome shotgun sequence:
- the ZFYVE27 gene encoding protrudin isoform X2: MQAVERDGAAGGPEGATGAPEAPPEPPPPKAAAAFDLLELVRSYRRLELYLEPLRDAADGVRSLLRWQRPVCSLLVCLGLNFLLLTLGQAAWYSVLALLVAVPALLGYLQETCRARPSEPELVRRRYHSIRREDLRKVQLSRQEAIAQVKSFLIQLEGFLNGMCCSCEAVYRVLYWENPTVSSQFYGVLLGTICVLYLLPLCWVLAILNSTLFLGNTQFYQVIMELKASIEQCVGSKPLESTPEPAEPLPPAAAPDRTPTPTSAEDLTPGSVEEAEEAEPDEEFKDAIEEDDESSQCSADFDLSLPDNGFMSKNEVIRSKVSRLTERLRKRYPSNNFGNCTGCAATFSVLKKRRSCSNCGNSFCSRCCSFKVPKAVMGATAPEAQKETVFVCALCNQVLIK, translated from the exons ATGCAGGCGGTGGAGCGGGACGGGGCGGCAGGCGGCCCCGAAGGGGCGACGGGAGCTCCTGAGGccccgccggagccgccgccgcccaaGGCCGCCGCTGCTTTCGacctgctggagctggtgcgGAGCTACCGGCGGCTGGAGCTCTACCTGGAGCCGCTGCGGGACGCCGCCGACGGTGTCCGCTCCCTCCTCCG GTGGCAGCGGCCTGTGTGCTCTCTCCTGGTCTGCCTCGGCCTCAACTTCCTCCTGCTCACCCTCGGCCAAG CTGCGTGGTACTCGGTGCTCGCCCTGCTGGTCGCGGTGCCGGCCCTGCTGGGTTACCTGCAAGAGACGTGCCGAGCCCGGCCCTCGGAACCCGAGCTGGTGCGCAGGAGGTACCACAGCATCCGCAGGGAGGATCTGCGCAAGGTGCAGCTCTCGCGGCAGGAGGCCATCGCCCAGGTCAAGAGCTT CCTGATCCAGCTGGAGGGGTTTCTGAACgggatgtgctgcagctgtgaggCAGTGTACCGTGTGCTGTACTGGGAGAACCCCACCGTCTCTTCCCA GTTTTATGGGGTGCTACTGGGAACTATCTGTGTCCTCTacctgctgcccctctgctggGTCCTGGCCATCCTCAATAGCACCCTCTTTCTGGGCAACACCCAGTTCTACCAAG TGATAATGGAGCTCAAGGCCTCCATTGAGCAGTGTGTGGGCTCCAAACCCCTTGAGAGCACTCCAGAACCTGCTGAACCCCTgccaccagctgctgccccagatCGGACCCCCACCCCCACCAGTGCAGAG GACCTTACTCCTGGCAGCgtggaggaagcagaggaggcAGAACCTGATGAAGAGTTCAAAGATGCAATTGAG gagGATGATGAGAGCTCTCAGTGCTCAGCAGATTTTGACCTCAGCCTCCCAGACAATGGTTTTATGAGCAAAAATGAGGTGATCCGCAGCAAGGTGTCCCGCCTGACCGAGCGCCTGCGCAAGCGCTACCCCAGCAACAACTTTG GGAACTGCACGGGCTGTGCTGCCACCTTCTCTGTGCTCAAGAAGAGG CGGAGTTGCAGTAACTGTGGGAACAGCTTCTGCTCCAGGTGTTGTTCCTTCAAAGTCCCCAAGGCTGTGATGGGAGCCACGG cCCCGGAGGCTCAGAAGGAGACAGTGTTCGTGTGTGCACTCTGCAACCAGGTGCTCATCAAGTGA
- the ZFYVE27 gene encoding protrudin isoform X1 — MQAVERDGAAGGPEGATGAPEAPPEPPPPKAAAAFDLLELVRSYRRLELYLEPLRDAADGVRSLLRWQRPVCSLLVCLGLNFLLLTLGQAAWYSVLALLVAVPALLGYLQETCRARPSEPELVRRRYHSIRREDLRKVQLSRQEAIAQVKSFLIQLEGFLNGMCCSCEAVYRVLYWENPTVSSQFYGVLLGTICVLYLLPLCWVLAILNSTLFLGNTQFYQVIMELKASIEQCVGSKPLESTPEPAEPLPPAAAPDRTPTPTSAEDLTPGSVEEAEEAEPDEEFKDAIEENQLLVMEDDESSQCSADFDLSLPDNGFMSKNEVIRSKVSRLTERLRKRYPSNNFGNCTGCAATFSVLKKRRSCSNCGNSFCSRCCSFKVPKAVMGATAPEAQKETVFVCALCNQVLIK; from the exons ATGCAGGCGGTGGAGCGGGACGGGGCGGCAGGCGGCCCCGAAGGGGCGACGGGAGCTCCTGAGGccccgccggagccgccgccgcccaaGGCCGCCGCTGCTTTCGacctgctggagctggtgcgGAGCTACCGGCGGCTGGAGCTCTACCTGGAGCCGCTGCGGGACGCCGCCGACGGTGTCCGCTCCCTCCTCCG GTGGCAGCGGCCTGTGTGCTCTCTCCTGGTCTGCCTCGGCCTCAACTTCCTCCTGCTCACCCTCGGCCAAG CTGCGTGGTACTCGGTGCTCGCCCTGCTGGTCGCGGTGCCGGCCCTGCTGGGTTACCTGCAAGAGACGTGCCGAGCCCGGCCCTCGGAACCCGAGCTGGTGCGCAGGAGGTACCACAGCATCCGCAGGGAGGATCTGCGCAAGGTGCAGCTCTCGCGGCAGGAGGCCATCGCCCAGGTCAAGAGCTT CCTGATCCAGCTGGAGGGGTTTCTGAACgggatgtgctgcagctgtgaggCAGTGTACCGTGTGCTGTACTGGGAGAACCCCACCGTCTCTTCCCA GTTTTATGGGGTGCTACTGGGAACTATCTGTGTCCTCTacctgctgcccctctgctggGTCCTGGCCATCCTCAATAGCACCCTCTTTCTGGGCAACACCCAGTTCTACCAAG TGATAATGGAGCTCAAGGCCTCCATTGAGCAGTGTGTGGGCTCCAAACCCCTTGAGAGCACTCCAGAACCTGCTGAACCCCTgccaccagctgctgccccagatCGGACCCCCACCCCCACCAGTGCAGAG GACCTTACTCCTGGCAGCgtggaggaagcagaggaggcAGAACCTGATGAAGAGTTCAAAGATGCAATTGAG GAGAACCAGCTGCTGGTCATG gagGATGATGAGAGCTCTCAGTGCTCAGCAGATTTTGACCTCAGCCTCCCAGACAATGGTTTTATGAGCAAAAATGAGGTGATCCGCAGCAAGGTGTCCCGCCTGACCGAGCGCCTGCGCAAGCGCTACCCCAGCAACAACTTTG GGAACTGCACGGGCTGTGCTGCCACCTTCTCTGTGCTCAAGAAGAGG CGGAGTTGCAGTAACTGTGGGAACAGCTTCTGCTCCAGGTGTTGTTCCTTCAAAGTCCCCAAGGCTGTGATGGGAGCCACGG cCCCGGAGGCTCAGAAGGAGACAGTGTTCGTGTGTGCACTCTGCAACCAGGTGCTCATCAAGTGA
- the SFRP5 gene encoding secreted frizzled-related protein 5 gives MPRAGIHPGSRGTALLALSLVLAGSLGGGQHYDYYGWQPESLPHGRFYGREPQCLDIPPDMQLCRDVGYKRMRLPNLLEHETMAEAKQQAGSWVPLLAKQCHTDTQLFLCSLFAPVCLDRPVYPCRSLCEVVRDSCAPVMESYGFPWPEMLHCGKFPSDHELCIAVQFGNSKATPPPVSKICTQCEMEHKADGMMEQMCSSDFVVKMRIKEMTEENGERRLVAAQKKKVLKLGPLKRKDTKKMVLHMRNAGACPCPQLDSLSGSFLVMGRKVGGRLLLLAIYPWQKHNKEMKFAVKFMFSYPCPLYHPLLYGAGQH, from the exons ATGCCGCGGGCGGGCATCCACCCGGGCTCCCGGGGCACGGCGCTGCTGGCCCTGTCGCTGGTGCTCGCAGGGTCCCTGGGCGGCGGGCAGCACTACGACTACTATGGGTGGCAGCCCGAGAGCCTGCCCCACGGGCGCTTCTACGGGCGGGAGCCGCAGTGCCTCGACATCCCGCCCGACATGCAGCTCTGCCGCGACGTGGGCTACAAGCGCATGCGGCTGCCCAACCTGCTGGAGCACGAGACCATGGCCGAAGCCAAgcagcaggctggcagctgggTGCCCCTGCTCGCCAAGCAGTGCCACACCGACACccagctcttcctctgctccctcttCGCCCCTGTCTGCCTCGACCGGCCCGTCTACCCCTGCCGCTCCCTCTGTGAGGTGGTACGTGACTCCTGTGCCCCTGTCATGGAGTCCTACGGCTTCCCCTGGCCTGAGATGCTGCACTGTGGCAAGTTCCCCTCTGACCATGAGCTCTGTATCGCCGTCCAGTTTGGGAACAGCAAAGCCACACCACCACCAG TGTCCAAGATCTGCACGCAGTGTGAGATGGAGCACAAGGCGGATGGCATGATGGAGCAGATGTGCTCCAGTGACTTTG TGGTGAAAATGCGCATCAAGGAGATGACGGAGGAGAACGGGGAGCGGCGGCTGGTGGCTGCCCAGAAGAAGAAGGTGCTGAAACTGGGCCCGCTGAAGCGCAAGGACACCAAGAAGATGGTGCTGCACATGAGGAATGCAggtgcctgcccctgcccccaGCTTGACAGCCTCAGTGGCAGCTTCCTGGTCATGGGCCGCAAGGTGGGCGGCCGCCTGCTCCTCCTGGCTATCTACCCCTGGCAGAAGCACAACAAGGAGATGAAGTTTGCAGTCAAGTTCATGTTCTCCTACCCTTGCCCGCTCTACCACCCCCTGCTCTATGGGGCCGGGCAGCACTAG